Proteins co-encoded in one Marinobacter qingdaonensis genomic window:
- a CDS encoding histone-like nucleoid-structuring protein, MvaT/MvaU family → MAKINDYYQKKQLMEKLAAELEKLEEDQALKSELEFENKVRGLMKEYNKSPKDVLQILGAIDPSIAGVKTEAVAGTRAKRPLKTYKNPHSGEVVKTRGGNHKTLNEWREKYGKEAVQSWQQN, encoded by the coding sequence ATGGCAAAGATTAACGACTATTACCAGAAAAAACAGCTTATGGAAAAGCTTGCTGCAGAGCTGGAAAAGCTTGAAGAAGATCAGGCTCTGAAAAGCGAACTGGAGTTTGAAAATAAAGTTCGTGGTTTGATGAAGGAATACAACAAATCACCGAAGGATGTCCTGCAGATTCTGGGCGCCATTGATCCGTCCATTGCCGGCGTAAAAACCGAGGCTGTTGCTGGCACCCGCGCCAAGCGCCCGCTGAAAACCTACAAGAACCCGCATTCTGGTGAAGTGGTGAAAACCCGTGGCGGTAACCACAAGACCCTGAACGAGTGGCGTGAGAAGTACGGTAAGGAAGCGGTGCAGAGCTGGCAGCAGAACTAA
- a CDS encoding MBL fold metallo-hydrolase RNA specificity domain-containing protein — translation MVRTRWRALRWARIQQVGGYSANVEQSDLMWCVEDIPASPGEIRIAYGERSAKEVLKRYFQSRFNADIIIPS, via the coding sequence GTGGTTAGAACTCGATGGCGAGCGCTTCGTTGGGCCCGGATCCAACAGGTAGGTGGCTATTCGGCTAACGTCGAGCAAAGCGATCTGATGTGGTGTGTTGAAGACATTCCTGCTTCGCCCGGAGAGATCCGTATTGCCTACGGCGAACGGAGCGCCAAGGAAGTATTGAAAAGGTATTTTCAATCCCGTTTCAATGCAGACATAATTATCCCATCTTAA
- the tviB gene encoding Vi polysaccharide biosynthesis UDP-N-acetylglucosamine C-6 dehydrogenase TviB, which translates to MKKIAVIGLGYVGLPLAAAFGEKREIVGFDINTKRISELKEGVDFTREVSGEELSAASKLSFTDNVDGISDCQIYIVTVPTPIDEYKTPDLTPLVKASETVGRVLKQGDIVIYESTVFPGATEEVCIPVLERVSGLSFNKDFYAGYSPERINPGDKEHRVTTIKKVTSGSTPAIAEEVDRLYADIITAGTHKASSIKVAEAAKVIENTQRDLNIALINELSMIFSRLKIDTHEVLAAAGTKWNFLPFKPGLVGGHCIGVDPYYLTHKAQAIGYHPEIILAGRRVNDNMGPYAAAELVKAMIKSGHTVANSRVLIMGFAFKENCPDLRNTRVIDVVEELKDFGCEVDITDCWADSEEAHHEYGVTLLESPKHGDYDALLLAVPHREYAEMSAQDLRAFLKDDGVLFDLKGVLPRGEADLRL; encoded by the coding sequence ATGAAGAAGATTGCAGTGATTGGTCTAGGTTATGTTGGTTTGCCACTGGCGGCAGCTTTTGGAGAAAAACGGGAAATCGTTGGTTTTGACATCAACACCAAGCGCATCTCCGAACTTAAAGAGGGGGTCGATTTTACTCGCGAGGTATCCGGCGAGGAACTGAGCGCTGCAAGCAAACTCTCTTTCACAGATAACGTAGACGGCATTTCGGATTGTCAGATTTACATTGTTACCGTCCCTACGCCTATCGATGAATACAAAACCCCGGACCTGACTCCGTTGGTCAAAGCCAGTGAAACCGTTGGCCGTGTCCTGAAGCAGGGCGACATCGTGATTTATGAGTCGACGGTTTTTCCCGGTGCTACGGAAGAAGTGTGCATTCCGGTGCTTGAGCGTGTGTCGGGGCTCAGCTTCAATAAGGACTTTTACGCCGGCTACAGCCCCGAACGTATTAACCCGGGGGATAAAGAGCACCGGGTGACGACCATCAAGAAGGTTACCTCTGGTTCAACCCCGGCAATCGCTGAGGAAGTGGATCGGCTCTATGCGGACATCATTACCGCCGGCACCCACAAAGCCAGCTCCATCAAGGTGGCCGAAGCGGCTAAGGTCATTGAGAATACCCAGCGCGATTTGAACATTGCCCTGATCAATGAGTTGTCGATGATTTTCTCGCGACTGAAGATCGATACTCACGAAGTGCTGGCTGCCGCCGGCACCAAGTGGAACTTCCTGCCGTTCAAGCCCGGCCTGGTTGGCGGCCATTGTATTGGTGTTGACCCGTATTATTTGACTCACAAGGCCCAGGCTATTGGCTATCATCCGGAGATCATTCTGGCCGGGCGCCGGGTGAACGATAATATGGGGCCCTATGCAGCCGCCGAATTGGTGAAGGCCATGATCAAATCAGGCCATACGGTTGCGAACTCCCGCGTATTAATCATGGGATTTGCGTTCAAGGAAAATTGTCCTGATTTGCGCAATACCCGTGTGATTGATGTGGTCGAGGAGCTGAAAGATTTCGGCTGCGAGGTCGATATCACGGACTGCTGGGCAGACTCTGAAGAAGCCCATCATGAATATGGTGTCACTCTGTTGGAGTCGCCGAAGCATGGCGATTATGACGCATTGCTTCTGGCAGTACCCCATCGCGAATATGCTGAAATGTCCGCCCAGGATTTGCGCGCCTTTCTGAAAGACGATGGTGTTCTTTTTGATTTGAAAGGCGTATTGCCACGGGGCGAGGCGGATTTACGCTTGTAA
- a CDS encoding acyltransferase family protein, producing the protein MASNFSPTGASKSKFRADIQALRGVAILLVLFYHANLPGLEYAGFLGVDLFFVISGFLITGIIRDGLDAGTFNFLTFYFRRAKRLLPAAFAVIAAVVVVSPFILTELALDDLQEQVWGSLLFIANFVVWDQTGYFEAAAETKPLLHFWSLAVEEQYYFVMPLILFFVRRHAWFRVVAAISIASFVLSLYLAPRYPDAAFYLPLTRMWELGLGSMAAIAAIPASRIRWISLARLPAAGLLVIVPFFPTGLSHPGLDALLVCGAGLIIVLGKSGAAWETSLPVRAVARIGDISYSLYLVHWPALVFTRELYQGEPPIIAIWVALGLSVLISAVLYQFVEEPFRKSSPRSRRRFVGGLSGCAAAVAISPVAVAAMSAPDKDFEHIRRTNYGVAFECSLKPNAPFTIHDTCITNAPPKVLVWGDSYAMAWASALMGPLGDHGMQQITMGACDPLYRLARFSRSSKSTYNRDYAQACLEFNSNVLNYAKNSDHIEIVVIAGRMQTPLSKSNLLLTQTESGDYEQVDVTTDRVTKALAALATELHESGKKAVFIAPPPADGSNIGDCLESKAREKLRLVPQSDCTISMTANRNYRGAALDMMADAAELADVELLDIFDFLCHGGVCRTQIDGTILYRDYSHLTYDGAALIGERSALASDVLTKAR; encoded by the coding sequence ATGGCATCAAACTTTAGCCCGACGGGCGCCTCCAAGTCCAAGTTCCGCGCAGACATCCAGGCACTCCGAGGCGTCGCCATTTTGCTAGTGCTGTTTTATCACGCAAACCTCCCCGGACTGGAATACGCGGGCTTTCTTGGCGTTGACCTTTTCTTTGTCATTTCTGGCTTTCTGATTACGGGCATCATCCGAGATGGCCTGGATGCCGGCACGTTCAACTTTCTGACCTTCTATTTCAGGCGGGCCAAACGCCTACTACCCGCCGCATTTGCAGTCATTGCCGCCGTTGTGGTCGTCTCACCTTTCATATTGACCGAGCTTGCCCTTGATGACCTGCAAGAACAGGTTTGGGGATCGTTACTATTCATTGCCAACTTCGTCGTTTGGGATCAAACCGGCTACTTTGAAGCCGCTGCCGAAACCAAGCCACTGCTGCATTTTTGGTCGCTGGCGGTGGAGGAACAGTACTACTTTGTGATGCCACTGATCCTGTTCTTCGTCCGGAGGCACGCCTGGTTTCGGGTTGTCGCTGCGATTTCCATTGCCAGCTTTGTATTGAGCCTTTATCTGGCTCCCAGATACCCCGATGCTGCCTTTTATCTACCCCTTACCCGCATGTGGGAGCTGGGCCTGGGATCAATGGCAGCGATCGCCGCCATACCAGCCAGCCGAATTCGCTGGATCTCACTCGCACGACTACCCGCGGCTGGGTTGCTCGTCATCGTCCCGTTCTTTCCAACCGGGCTCTCCCATCCGGGGCTGGACGCATTGCTCGTGTGCGGCGCTGGGCTAATCATTGTTCTGGGGAAAAGTGGTGCCGCCTGGGAAACCAGCCTTCCTGTGAGGGCTGTAGCCCGCATTGGTGATATTTCCTATTCTCTCTATCTCGTACACTGGCCCGCGCTGGTCTTTACAAGGGAGTTATATCAGGGCGAGCCTCCCATAATTGCAATCTGGGTGGCCTTGGGACTCTCTGTGCTAATCAGCGCCGTACTCTATCAATTTGTCGAGGAACCTTTCCGAAAGTCCTCCCCTCGCAGTCGACGCAGATTTGTCGGAGGTTTATCGGGTTGCGCTGCCGCGGTTGCCATTTCGCCGGTCGCTGTCGCGGCAATGTCAGCGCCAGATAAAGACTTTGAACACATCCGCCGAACAAACTATGGCGTTGCGTTCGAGTGCTCACTTAAGCCAAATGCGCCATTCACCATCCACGATACCTGCATAACAAATGCACCTCCCAAAGTGCTTGTTTGGGGCGACTCCTACGCCATGGCCTGGGCGTCTGCGCTTATGGGTCCGCTGGGTGACCATGGTATGCAGCAAATCACCATGGGTGCCTGTGACCCCCTGTATCGGTTAGCGCGCTTCTCACGATCATCCAAGAGCACGTACAACCGCGACTACGCTCAGGCTTGCCTGGAATTCAATTCGAACGTCCTGAACTACGCAAAAAACAGCGACCACATTGAGATTGTCGTCATTGCCGGACGAATGCAGACCCCATTGAGCAAGTCCAATTTGTTGCTCACCCAAACTGAGTCAGGCGACTACGAACAGGTCGATGTCACCACTGATCGAGTAACAAAGGCTCTTGCTGCATTAGCGACGGAGCTTCATGAATCGGGAAAAAAGGCTGTGTTCATTGCGCCACCTCCCGCAGACGGCTCCAACATTGGCGACTGCCTGGAAAGCAAGGCCCGGGAGAAGCTCCGGTTAGTGCCACAATCTGACTGCACCATAAGCATGACAGCTAATCGAAATTACCGCGGCGCAGCACTCGATATGATGGCCGATGCCGCGGAGCTTGCTGACGTAGAACTTCTGGATATTTTTGATTTCCTATGTCACGGCGGTGTTTGTAGAACACAAATCGATGGGACGATTCTTTACCGGGATTACAGTCACCTGACTTACGACGGCGCGGCTCTGATCGGCGAACGGTCGGCCCTTGCGTCGGACGTCTTGACTAAAGCCCGCTAA